The following nucleotide sequence is from Microbacterium imperiale.
TGAGTTCGGTCAGGTCGGCCGCGAGAGCATCGTCGAGATCCTCCGGCTCTTGTTCGTACGTCACGTCCCTGCTCCTTTCGCGTGAGTGAGTGTGCGACGCAGGGCGTCGAGGGCGAGCTCGGATGCCACGCGCCGGGTCCGATGCCGTGACAGCACGGCATCCCGGTCGATGAGTCGATGAAGTAGCTCATGGCAGTACGGATGCAGGGGGATGAGATCGCCGTCCAGCTCATGGGCGACCCAGCGGCCGTCTTCGAGCCGCTGGACGCCGGCGTAGTCGAGATGGTGCAGCTCGAGGTCTCGCTTGTTCGCTGGAATGCCACATGCCGCGCACGCGAGCGGGTGCGGTTTCATCGCCGCGTGGGTGAACCACGCGTCGCGTCGCGCGAACCATGCCCGCGAACGGAGAAAGGTCGACCGATAGGCGTTCGCGTGGAGCGGGGTGCGGCGATTGCTCACTCCTCGCTCACCGCCTCTGCGGACTTGACGGGTGCTGCGGCTGGCTCGGGTGCCGCCGGTGCTCGGTGCGCATCCTCGAAGGTGCTCCGCTGCTCCTGCTCCGTCTCGCGCTTGCCGAGTTGGATTGCGCGGGCGTCGCGACGTTCGTCCCATCCGGCGAGGTCGAGGAGCACGCTCCGGCGGTTGCGGTACGCGAGCAGGCCGGCGGTCGGTGGCAGTCGGCGGATCTCGTCGACCGACATGAGGGGTCGCCGCTCGTGCTGCTCGCTGGTCGAGTGGCCGGCGTCGCGCGTCGACCACGACCGTTGTTCGCGACGGGTGTCGCGGGTGCCGAGGAGCGACTCGATGTCGCGCAGGTGGTCGACGTGGCTCGCTCCGCCGAGCAGCACCTTGGCCGTCGCGGCGGCCCAGATCGTGTCGGCCTCCGCCCGCGACCATGATGTCTCGGCTTGCGAGAGAGCCTGCAGCACGATGAACGTGCAGATGCCGCGACCGCCGCCATCGGCCATGATCCGTGGCAGGCTGCCCCACCGGAACATGTTGGCGATCTCGTCGAGGATCAGTCCGAGCGGATGCGTGAGCCGTGCACCTGGCAGGGCGAGTGCGCGCTTGCGGGCGACCTCAACGATGTCGTCGAGGACGGCGCCGAGCCATCCACCCATCGCGGCCGCGCCGGACGACGAACCGATCAGGTAGAGCGTGTTCGCCGCGTCGAGGAAGCTCATCGGGTCGAGCGCCGGGTCCCCCGGGCGGGGAGAGAGCGCGTCGCGGATCTGGGGCACGGCGAGTGGAGCGACGGCACCGCTGACCCCGAACCAGATGGACGAGACGAGCTTCTCGTCGCCGGCGATGGTGGCATCGAGGCTGTCGCCCCAGCCCGGCGCGCCGTCGGCTTTGAGGATCTCGACCGCGTCCCGCGTCTGCGCCGGG
It contains:
- a CDS encoding type IV secretory system conjugative DNA transfer family protein; the protein is MNQGMLGKAIAILIAAAVILSFAFGFLAELVTQIACGARPIPEHLFAGLGLAITGDASAYAAPAQCAMPVAAIRIVDAAAVVLIVAAAVWILVAVRRYRESDRAFLADLRTRPGFATSSEIRDHLSAKAVLRRAAQLRPDLARPQATDVGWRVGTARGRDVYVSIEDSVALEGPPRSGKGYRILISAILDWSGPLITTSTTNDNLTATMRMRQARGDVHVFDPQGLSGVRHPLRISPIAGCEDPLVAMQRGSAIITGTALGSSTTNGEWAQASGVVLGRLLHAAAVGGMSIAELYDWGTSPAQTRDAVEILKADGAPGWGDSLDATIAGDEKLVSSIWFGVSGAVAPLAVPQIRDALSPRPGDPALDPMSFLDAANTLYLIGSSSGAAAMGGWLGAVLDDIVEVARKRALALPGARLTHPLGLILDEIANMFRWGSLPRIMADGGGRGICTFIVLQALSQAETSWSRAEADTIWAAATAKVLLGGASHVDHLRDIESLLGTRDTRREQRSWSTRDAGHSTSEQHERRPLMSVDEIRRLPPTAGLLAYRNRRSVLLDLAGWDERRDARAIQLGKRETEQEQRSTFEDAHRAPAAPEPAAAPVKSAEAVSEE